In one window of Prevotella fusca JCM 17724 DNA:
- a CDS encoding patatin-like phospholipase family protein, whose product MKKGLVLEGGAMRGLFSAGVMDVLMENDIWPDGVIGVSAGAAFGCNMKSKQPGRVLRYNQKLAHDWRYASLRSLLTTGDYFGGEYAYHYMPRHIDYFDVDTFRENPMEFWAVCTNVGTGKAEYKRLTEVDDTCLEYIRASASMPIAARIVTVEGKKLLDGGIADSIPLRFFREQGYERNLVVLTQPEGYVKKQNSLMRLMRMWLHRHPRIVRALENRHIMYNEELAYIREEEKKPNTLVLRPKGKLTIGHISHDPAEMQATYEQGREVALEKLEEIKALFEVKG is encoded by the coding sequence ATGAAAAAAGGACTCGTACTCGAGGGAGGAGCCATGCGCGGACTGTTCTCAGCTGGCGTGATGGATGTTCTGATGGAAAACGATATATGGCCTGATGGCGTCATTGGTGTTTCGGCTGGTGCAGCCTTCGGCTGTAACATGAAGTCGAAGCAGCCGGGACGTGTGCTCAGATATAATCAGAAGCTGGCACACGACTGGCGGTATGCTTCGTTGCGGTCACTCCTGACGACAGGCGATTATTTCGGCGGTGAGTACGCCTACCATTATATGCCTCGCCACATTGATTACTTTGATGTTGATACTTTCCGTGAGAATCCTATGGAGTTTTGGGCTGTATGTACGAATGTGGGGACAGGCAAGGCTGAATATAAACGGTTGACGGAAGTGGACGATACCTGCCTGGAGTATATCCGTGCCTCAGCTTCCATGCCCATTGCAGCTCGCATTGTTACGGTGGAGGGCAAGAAACTGTTGGATGGCGGCATAGCCGATTCTATTCCGCTTCGGTTCTTTCGGGAACAAGGATATGAGCGTAATCTTGTTGTTCTTACACAGCCGGAAGGTTACGTGAAAAAACAAAACTCGCTCATGAGACTTATGCGTATGTGGCTGCATCGCCATCCACGTATCGTAAGGGCTTTGGAGAATCGTCATATTATGTATAATGAGGAACTTGCCTATATCCGTGAAGAAGAAAAGAAACCCAACACGCTCGTTCTCCGTCCAAAAGGTAAACTGACAATCGGGCACATATCACATGATCCTGCAGAGATGCAAGCCACGTATGAACAGGGTAGGGAAGTGGCTTTGGAGAAACTGGAGGAAATCAAGGCTCTGTTTGAGGTTAAAGGATGA
- a CDS encoding response regulator transcription factor: MTIFDILKGLKEADDNTQSIQSQAISDYSPYIKSAQATDRLGYGKIVLIDFCQYTFLYISPSIFSTLQQKRFRDNGGRIDNILDERQLSYLSNILKSYFALQKNYTHIESSVLHFDFSINTSLCKQMIHASLTPCLIDSNKHITLGICMLTYSTRKQIGNALVKLSGVDYHFELRNDKWVQTNNSHLTNMEKVIIGQSANGKSIANIAEYLSVSITTIKTHRTNIFKKLGVCNITEAIQYVEDYNLI, encoded by the coding sequence ATGACGATTTTCGATATTTTAAAAGGGTTAAAAGAGGCAGACGACAACACACAGAGTATCCAGAGTCAAGCCATCAGTGATTATTCTCCTTATATTAAAAGTGCCCAAGCTACTGATAGGCTTGGATATGGAAAAATAGTTCTGATTGATTTCTGTCAATATACTTTTCTATATATATCACCATCTATTTTTTCAACTCTACAACAAAAAAGATTTAGAGATAACGGAGGAAGAATTGATAATATACTTGATGAAAGGCAGTTAAGCTATTTGAGCAATATTCTTAAATCGTATTTCGCATTACAAAAAAACTATACCCATATAGAGTCCTCTGTCTTGCATTTTGACTTTTCAATAAATACTTCTTTATGTAAGCAAATGATACATGCCTCGTTGACCCCTTGTTTAATTGACAGTAATAAACATATTACACTAGGAATTTGTATGTTAACGTATTCAACAAGAAAACAAATAGGGAACGCCTTGGTTAAGTTATCTGGGGTTGACTATCATTTTGAATTGAGAAACGATAAATGGGTGCAAACCAATAATTCACATTTAACTAATATGGAAAAAGTTATTATTGGGCAAAGTGCAAATGGTAAAAGCATAGCGAACATCGCAGAGTATCTCTCTGTTTCGATAACTACAATCAAGACTCACAGAACAAACATATTCAAAAAACTTGGAGTTTGCAATATTACTGAGGCCATACAATATGTAGAGGATTATAATCTAATTTGA
- a CDS encoding toprim domain-containing protein, which produces MKKEDLLLIKRYSIVEYLERKGIRPVRKTSTYVMYRSPLREETHPSFKVDTEKNLWIDYAESRGGSIIDLCIRLEGCTLSEAICRLGQNALEHTAYSSNSPKREISISPNQREDVTASGTRRLTSISDTLPPHLQEYLKKERCIDLEKATPFLKCISYEVRERRYEAIGFANSSGGYELRDNHLFKGTIAPKDITPIFEDKAQPVCLFEGFMDFLSFLSMKGKVSNQCLVMNSVSNVARSIHYLNKRNITSVRAFLDNDDAGRKAVQEFVNTGFKVEDMAVYYRDFKDLNEFHVSRVREHEKSQNTSNKIKQVKLKIR; this is translated from the coding sequence ATGAAAAAAGAAGATTTATTACTAATCAAACGATATTCCATCGTGGAATATCTCGAAAGGAAAGGCATTAGACCTGTCCGTAAAACATCTACCTATGTCATGTATCGCTCACCACTCAGGGAGGAAACTCATCCGAGTTTCAAGGTGGACACGGAAAAGAACCTTTGGATAGACTATGCCGAAAGCAGGGGCGGAAGTATCATCGACCTTTGTATACGCTTGGAAGGCTGCACGCTCTCGGAAGCCATCTGCCGTTTGGGGCAGAACGCTTTAGAGCATACAGCGTACAGCTCCAATTCTCCAAAAAGAGAAATATCCATTAGTCCAAATCAAAGAGAGGATGTAACGGCAAGCGGAACAAGGAGACTGACAAGCATCTCAGACACCTTGCCGCCGCACCTGCAGGAGTATCTCAAAAAGGAACGCTGTATTGATTTAGAAAAGGCAACACCCTTTCTCAAATGTATCAGCTACGAGGTAAGGGAAAGAAGATATGAAGCCATCGGCTTTGCCAATTCTTCAGGTGGTTATGAACTACGGGACAATCATTTGTTTAAGGGAACGATTGCCCCGAAAGACATCACCCCTATATTTGAGGACAAGGCACAACCTGTCTGTCTGTTCGAGGGCTTCATGGACTTTCTCTCTTTTCTTTCAATGAAAGGGAAAGTTTCCAACCAATGCCTCGTGATGAATTCCGTGAGTAATGTAGCAAGAAGTATTCACTACCTGAACAAAAGAAATATAACCTCTGTTCGTGCTTTTCTTGATAATGACGATGCAGGTCGAAAAGCTGTGCAGGAATTTGTAAACACAGGTTTTAAGGTAGAAGATATGGCAGTGTATTATAGAGACTTCAAAGACCTCAACGAGTTTCATGTCAGTCGTGTTCGTGAGCATGAGAAATCCCAAAATACAAGCAACAAGATAAAACAAGTCAAACTTAAAATAAGATAG
- a CDS encoding relaxase/mobilization nuclease domain-containing protein — MIGKCKAIAYGSTALDYIFREGKLGYRLAFHNLCSREPKAIYEEMKVISDYNSRCRNKFLRIEIGIAPQDERKLPVSELMRIAHLFAKRIGLDNHQWVAVTHKDTDNRHIHIIANRISLYGEVYDTTFVSNKAARVAEEISREKNLTIAKEIKAEKKYQKAKVSLTREQTKKEVQQICYSLLDKYKGTGITGHSMFLYELNKSGIIIERMKNKQGNVYGLKFSYAGQSFKASEIGREFGYRSLQKNFEASNKEEPKKTYQIIQEATEKKEQPDAGYQLVPPSRSSISRDNDTPQVQNPISTVADTIVSAADDVVEGLGDLITPSTQGNDYAETAWQRKLRNQANRKKKRGRGL; from the coding sequence ATGATAGGTAAATGTAAGGCGATAGCCTACGGCAGCACGGCTTTGGACTATATTTTTAGAGAAGGTAAGCTCGGCTATCGGCTTGCCTTCCACAATCTTTGCAGCAGGGAACCAAAGGCAATCTATGAGGAAATGAAAGTGATCAGCGACTACAACAGCCGTTGCAGGAACAAGTTTCTCCGTATCGAAATCGGCATCGCACCACAAGACGAAAGAAAGCTACCTGTGTCAGAACTTATGCGGATAGCCCATTTGTTTGCCAAACGAATAGGACTTGACAACCACCAATGGGTGGCAGTAACGCACAAGGACACCGACAACAGACACATTCACATCATCGCCAACCGCATCAGTCTGTATGGAGAAGTCTATGATACCACCTTTGTGAGCAACAAGGCAGCGAGAGTGGCGGAGGAAATAAGCAGGGAGAAAAACTTGACGATCGCAAAGGAGATTAAGGCGGAGAAGAAATACCAAAAGGCAAAAGTTAGCCTGACGAGAGAGCAAACAAAGAAAGAGGTACAGCAAATCTGTTATTCCCTGCTTGACAAGTACAAAGGAACAGGTATCACAGGACACTCCATGTTCCTTTATGAATTGAACAAAAGCGGCATTATTATAGAGCGTATGAAGAACAAGCAAGGTAATGTCTATGGCTTGAAATTCTCATACGCAGGGCAATCCTTCAAGGCTTCCGAAATCGGCAGGGAGTTCGGCTACCGTTCCTTGCAGAAGAACTTTGAAGCAAGTAACAAGGAAGAACCAAAGAAAACATATCAAATAATACAAGAGGCAACAGAAAAGAAAGAACAACCTGATGCAGGCTATCAGCTTGTGCCTCCAAGCCGTTCTTCTATCTCACGAGACAATGACACACCACAAGTGCAGAATCCTATTAGTACAGTGGCAGACACCATTGTTAGTGCAGCCGATGATGTGGTGGAAGGCTTGGGCGATTTGATTACACCATCCACACAGGGCAATGACTATGCTGAAACAGCGTGGCAGCGCAAGCTCAGGAACCAAGCCAACAGAAAGAAAAAACGTGGAAGAGGATTATAA
- a CDS encoding DUF3408 domain-containing protein, whose amino-acid sequence MKKERRNMEEIDRFIGKTFGMSQAENSSEQTVSEFQAKGMENIQGQKQQEAEHAIEHATPSEPAQHTESATVQRRISAKMRKETLEAYKQAFLVPTKLSERKAVYLSRETQERADFIVRRLGDRGNNLSSFVENIVRNHLEEYGEDVEKWRKL is encoded by the coding sequence ATGAAAAAGGAAAGAAGAAATATGGAAGAAATAGATCGTTTCATAGGAAAAACTTTTGGTATGAGCCAAGCTGAAAATTCAAGTGAACAAACCGTCTCTGAATTCCAGGCAAAGGGAATGGAAAATATTCAAGGGCAAAAACAACAAGAGGCAGAACATGCCATAGAGCATGCCACGCCATCCGAGCCTGCACAGCATACAGAGAGCGCAACCGTTCAACGACGCATCAGTGCCAAGATGAGAAAGGAGACTCTCGAAGCCTATAAGCAAGCGTTCCTTGTTCCAACAAAGCTAAGTGAGAGAAAAGCGGTCTATCTGAGCAGGGAGACACAGGAACGTGCGGACTTCATTGTTCGCAGGTTGGGTGACAGGGGCAACAACCTCTCAAGTTTCGTGGAGAACATCGTGCGCAACCATTTGGAGGAATACGGTGAGGATGTAGAGAAATGGAGAAAACTGTGA
- a CDS encoding VapE domain-containing protein yields MQALSECLELIRSLNNFVLGNKTKHIMKTSADKGKSEGSNNMPRPRRISSKNSEIEAYLSIHYEFRYNTVLGRTEYRSKNDAHFTKVGRYEINTLRREIDNDIGIITSSDNLYSIIESSFSPRINPIQEYFKGLPLVDVSSSSPFSLKAIPHLASCVVVRNSDKWLQYLTKWLVAVVANAMDDRECCNHTCRVLTGEQGKFKTTFLDLLCPPALYGYSYTGKIYLQEKDTLTYIGQNLIVNIDDQLKALNKRDENELKNLITCPMVKYRMPYDKYVEEHPHLASFVASVNSNDFLTDPTGSRRFLPFEVLSIDIEKAKRISMDKVYAEAKALLKLGFRYWFDDDEIAELYRESEDFQVQTAEMELLLRCFEKPTEDESYSLMTTTEILTYLGIYTHQPLVAKRMGEALKKAEYIKVSKRRNGGSPIYVYKIRKILPCPLLQTCSSQM; encoded by the coding sequence ATGCAAGCACTCTCCGAATGCTTGGAACTTATCCGTTCTCTTAATAACTTCGTTCTTGGAAACAAAACCAAGCATATAATGAAAACAAGCGCAGATAAAGGCAAATCGGAAGGCAGTAACAATATGCCCAGACCGAGAAGAATTTCCTCCAAGAACTCGGAGATAGAAGCCTATCTCTCCATTCACTACGAGTTCAGATACAATACGGTATTGGGTAGAACTGAATATCGTAGCAAGAATGATGCTCACTTCACAAAGGTGGGTCGCTATGAAATCAACACGCTCCGCAGAGAGATAGACAACGACATCGGGATAATAACCTCGTCGGATAATCTATACTCTATCATCGAGAGCAGCTTCTCTCCACGCATCAACCCCATACAGGAGTATTTCAAGGGATTACCATTGGTGGATGTAAGTAGCAGTTCTCCCTTTTCACTGAAAGCCATTCCCCACTTGGCAAGTTGCGTAGTCGTGCGCAACTCTGATAAGTGGTTACAATATCTCACCAAGTGGCTCGTGGCAGTGGTTGCCAACGCAATGGACGACCGTGAGTGCTGTAACCACACCTGCCGTGTGCTGACGGGCGAGCAGGGAAAGTTCAAAACTACATTCTTGGATTTGCTCTGCCCACCTGCATTGTATGGCTATAGCTACACTGGCAAGATATATCTGCAGGAGAAGGACACGCTCACCTATATCGGGCAAAACCTCATCGTAAACATAGACGATCAACTCAAAGCTCTAAATAAACGTGATGAGAATGAGCTGAAGAACCTCATTACCTGCCCGATGGTCAAATACCGTATGCCCTACGACAAGTATGTGGAGGAACATCCCCACTTGGCAAGTTTCGTGGCATCGGTGAACAGCAATGACTTTCTTACCGACCCGACAGGCAGCAGACGTTTCCTGCCCTTTGAAGTTCTTTCCATAGACATAGAGAAAGCCAAGCGTATTTCAATGGACAAGGTCTATGCTGAAGCCAAAGCCCTGTTAAAGTTAGGTTTTCGCTATTGGTTTGATGATGATGAGATTGCTGAACTATACAGGGAGAGTGAAGACTTTCAAGTACAGACCGCTGAGATGGAACTCTTGCTGCGTTGCTTTGAAAAGCCAACGGAGGATGAAAGCTATTCGTTAATGACTACTACGGAGATACTCACCTATCTGGGTATTTATACCCACCAGCCACTTGTTGCCAAGCGTATGGGCGAAGCCTTGAAGAAAGCAGAATATATAAAGGTGAGCAAACGAAGAAACGGTGGTAGCCCCATCTATGTCTACAAGATTAGGAAAATCTTGCCCTGCCCGCTCCTTCAAACTTGTAGTAGCCAAATGTAG
- a CDS encoding helix-turn-helix domain-containing protein, producing MGYLIITDSNWARLRDEILSLAETCHKAFGKKSRHTDWLHNGDVCKLLNISKRTLQHYRDTGVLPFSQIGHKCYYKREDVERLLETKSVKSNTDKSKNNK from the coding sequence ATGGGATATCTTATCATTACGGATTCAAATTGGGCAAGACTGAGGGACGAGATACTCAGCCTTGCCGAGACCTGCCACAAGGCATTCGGGAAAAAGAGCAGGCACACCGACTGGCTGCACAATGGTGATGTGTGCAAATTGCTTAATATCAGTAAGCGTACCTTGCAGCATTATCGTGATACAGGCGTGCTGCCATTCTCCCAAATCGGACACAAGTGCTATTACAAGCGTGAGGACGTGGAACGATTATTGGAAACCAAATCAGTGAAATCAAACACAGACAAATCCAAGAACAACAAATAA
- a CDS encoding helix-turn-helix domain-containing protein, whose translation MEQVRDLNMEADDMQVTLSAISGVSKRIKEVAQTHKPLFGGEHFLTGKDVCERLYISPRTLQDYRDKRIISYTQFAGKILYKESDLEKMLEENYKR comes from the coding sequence ATGGAACAGGTAAGAGATTTGAACATGGAGGCTGACGATATGCAGGTGACGCTGTCCGCTATCAGCGGAGTAAGCAAGAGAATTAAGGAAGTAGCACAGACCCACAAACCGCTGTTTGGTGGAGAACATTTCCTAACGGGCAAGGATGTGTGCGAGCGGCTGTATATCAGCCCACGCACCTTACAGGATTATCGGGACAAAAGGATTATTTCCTATACGCAGTTCGCAGGGAAGATACTATATAAGGAGTCGGATTTGGAAAAAATGTTGGAGGAGAATTATAAGAGGTAA
- a CDS encoding plasmid mobilization protein codes for MKRYKGKTARWQQQNKEEQRMNKTEFIKVRCTLEEKQRIKSKAESTGRKFSDYCREILLNGEVTAVPKMTDNEREAIAILQHTGKFYGQVSNLIKVKDERWVLITKNLSLCAKEAFKRFYDPHFRVDDEVYKVLNLKRDDR; via the coding sequence ATGAAAAGATACAAGGGAAAAACTGCCCGATGGCAGCAACAGAATAAGGAAGAACAGCGGATGAACAAGACGGAGTTCATCAAGGTAAGATGTACCTTAGAGGAAAAGCAACGTATCAAGTCAAAAGCGGAAAGCACAGGGCGGAAGTTCTCCGACTACTGCCGTGAGATACTCCTTAACGGAGAAGTAACAGCTGTTCCCAAGATGACAGACAATGAGAGGGAAGCCATTGCCATTCTTCAACATACAGGAAAGTTCTATGGGCAGGTTTCCAATCTCATCAAAGTCAAGGACGAAAGATGGGTACTCATCACAAAGAACCTTTCCTTATGTGCCAAAGAAGCATTTAAGCGGTTTTACGACCCTCATTTTCGTGTGGATGATGAGGTATATAAGGTCTTAAATCTGAAGAGAGATGATAGGTAA